From Paenibacillus sp. FSL H8-0537:
CGGGTGCCGCTGCCGGACAACGCGCGCTATTTGTTTATGGTAATGATGGCGCAAACGCAGGGTCCAATGGGTGAACTGGCGAGGGTGCAGCTAAAGGAAATTCATGCGCTGCAGCAAACGATTCGAACAGCGGCTGGAGGATTAGTAACGGATGTACAGCAGGGGCAAGTAAAAAGCGGGCTGCTGAACGTGCTGACGATTTTGCAGAGCATGCAGGCATTAAGCAAATACGATCCCCCACCAAAGGAAGTTATCGTCAAGGAAAAGCCGGGCATGCTGGAGAAGTTTGGGCAGGATTCGATGCGAAGCCTTGAGATCTACTGGAGCGTGCTAAAAAACCAAGCGTCAGTGGAATGGGCTGCGATTAAGCAAACCGGAAATAGCATAGCTGAAGTGGGAACGGATTTATACAATGCTCACGTTGATCGAGCGAACAAGAGCAACGACTCGGTCTATGATTTTTTTAACAACGCGACAATGGGCTTGATCAGTGTACCTGGGGCGCTATGGAAGGAACATGAAGATCGAACGGCGAATCGGAATGAGTCGGTGTCTGCCTATTTGGATTATTTGAGCCTGGGTCTAACGGGGATGGTGCAGGGAGCGTTTGCACCGGAAAATCCGAATTCCAAGGAGCATGTGCAGGATGTAATCGGAGTGCTCGGCTTATTGTTCTCGGTTAAAATAAAGGCACCAGGAGGGATGGAACCAACGGTACCGAAAAGTCCAGCGGTCAAACCGGAGGATGCAGGAAGTGGCCGTGGATTAGGCTTTGGCAATCAGCTTGTGACCCCTGAGGGGATACATTTCATGGACTCTTTCCCCAACGATAAGTCGCCTATCCAAGTTCCTAAAACAGACGTGCAGAAGCGATATTTGGAAGAAATGGATCGACTGAAGCGAGAGGCTGAGGAGACGGGGAAAGGTGATTTAGATATAATCAGGAAGGATGCCCCAGATTACTACCAGGTATTAATGGATAAGTATGGTGATAAGGGTACTTATCATGCTAGAACACCAGATGATTATGAAGATTTGGCAAGAGACCCCGATCATAACTTTAACATTGATGACAAAACTAGAATTGAACGTCAGGCTGGGATTGAATTAGAAGTTAGAGGAGAACTTACGGGACCAATTATACGTGATCCAGTTAAGGGTCGGGGTGAGTTCATCGATAGAAATGGACAAGTATGGGATGTAAAGGGATTCAATTCAAATTACCCTCCAAAGAAAGGCGGCTTTAGATTAGATAGGGCAATGGCAGACATTGAGGATGAATTACGTAAAGGAGAAAATGTTATTCTTGATACCACCAAGTTATCCCAAGATCACATTGAGCAATTAAGAAATGCTATAAGTATGATGGAATGGAAGGGGAAAATACGTTGGTGGCCCTGAATAGAAAGAAAGGAGATCATGCATGTTAACTCAACAGGAACTAAATAAAATAATTGAGGATCACCAATTATGGATCACTGAATCAAAATCTAAGGGCGCACAACTGCATTTAGAGGATGCTACTTTAATAGAATTAGATTTTGTTGATAGAGACTTAACGAATGTGGTACTGGTAAACTCAACATTACAGAAATGTTTATTAACCAATACTGACTTCTATTTTTCTAATTTGGCATCAATTAATTTTTCTGAGGTCAGTATGAATAGTGTGAATTTGACAAAGTCAAATTTGGATTACTCAATATTTAAGAAATGTGATGCATCTTACTCTAAAGTTATAAAAGCTACGTTTTATGAATCCGTAATAGAGGAAGTGAACTTTTCTAACTCTAGTATGATGAAGGCGGGTTTTATGTATTCTACCCTCAAAAATGTAAAATTTATTAATTGTGATTTATCGAGAGCATCTTTTAGAAAATCCATCCTTAAAGATGTAGATTTTACTGGTGCTGATCTATCTGAAGTAGATTTATCGGACGTAGAGATAAACAATGTTATTTTTCAAGGAGCTATTTACAATCATAAAACTATTTGGTCTAAAGATATAAGTTTGGAACAAATGGGGGCTGTTTTTAAAAACGAGTAATCAGTGTTGTGGTCTTTTTCGACCTCTGATATGAATAGGCGGGTAGATGAGATGGACTGTGCATTATTTTTAGTTTCAAATTTGGACATCGAAACATTAAAAAGAACAATTTATAATATTGTATGCGAGATAATTAAAGATAAAGTAACAGTAACTAACCACGAAAATTTTTCTCGTCTTAGCTGTAAATACTTCACAATGGATATTGAAATTGATGATATTACTAGCATTGATTACATAAGAGAAGAGTATAAAATGGAAATAAATGCGGAAATAGGAATACAACTGTTTGGGAAAACATTAGAGGAAGGATTAGATGTTTTATTTCAAATTTTCGGAAATATTTTGATTGAATTTAACCCTGATATGGTGTTTGTGGAAAATGGTACGGATCAATTATTCAGAAAAGAGAATGATAATGTAATCATAAATACAGACTTGGATCAGTACCAGAAAAAGTATCTTTCAAGCAAGTTAATTAATTACCTCAAAACTCCATTTATTTATAAGGAATTGTAAGTGACGAATTGTAATATTAAGTGAGACACATAAAAATGACCCATGTCAGATTCGTGTTTTGAATGAAGTTATCAAACTACCTCTACACTGGGGATGGTTCGCTAGAGCCATTGCACGTAAGCTCGGGAGTCATCCTTCCAGTCTATCCAGCGAGCTCTAATGCTAAGGAATAGAAGAATCTAACGGTGACAATCAGGCCCAAGAGTCGTACATAACCACGCGTGTAAGTTGTAACCCCTCGAAAAAAAAGGTGGATTGCAAATGTCGGTTGGTGTAATCATTCTTGATCCGCGAGATGATTTTGAAAAGCACTTTTTTCTTCCAGTGGCTACAGAAGCCTTTTTTACGGAATTCTGGTTGTCAGAACTTTAACCATAAAAAAGCAGAGCAAATGACTGAATTGTTTATGATCAGACTGTCCAGCCATTAAAAGATTTTTCATCAACTAGAGCCTACTCACAAACTTAAGTCAGTATGGCCCAATAGAGCATGCTGGAAAAAGATTTGATGGTATAGGCTCGTTTTTTATTTTGTATGGGACATTTCATTAGAGCTCAAAAGGAGAGAACATAACAA
This genomic window contains:
- a CDS encoding pentapeptide repeat-containing protein; its protein translation is MLTQQELNKIIEDHQLWITESKSKGAQLHLEDATLIELDFVDRDLTNVVLVNSTLQKCLLTNTDFYFSNLASINFSEVSMNSVNLTKSNLDYSIFKKCDASYSKVIKATFYESVIEEVNFSNSSMMKAGFMYSTLKNVKFINCDLSRASFRKSILKDVDFTGADLSEVDLSDVEINNVIFQGAIYNHKTIWSKDISLEQMGAVFKNE